A portion of the Pelodiscus sinensis isolate JC-2024 chromosome 20, ASM4963464v1, whole genome shotgun sequence genome contains these proteins:
- the LOC142819177 gene encoding uncharacterized protein LOC142819177, which produces MAASLAARGHQRSREQVRCKIKDLRQSYSRACQPEADPEACPHFHALDRLLRANAIPAPRDVIDPGAEGPLLETEDEEEGSESQEPAASLPRTRDPRGMPQSRSPVSSEAGEASTSAAPGTAGRTTPPAAAARARASRRARNLEEYQRQHLRFLDQQLRLQVHWVQEDLRLRRRSLEALEEQGRALRGHLQSLLDRFPFPPPAAPPAPPAPSAPPAPPAPPAAPVPASAPASSTPPVPPAPSSTTISHRRPRTRSVARRERQPNSHP; this is translated from the exons atggctgccagcctggccgccaggggccaccagcgcagccgggagcaggtccgctgcaaaattaaggacctgcggcagtcctactcccgggcctgccagccagaggccgacccggaggcctgcccccacttccacgccctggaccgcctcctgagGGCtaatgccatccctgccccccgggacgtgattgaccccggggcggagggaccgctcctggagacggaggacgaggaagagggctctgagagccaggagcctgccgccagcctgcccaggacccgggacccccgaggcatgccacagagccgctcgcctgtgtcgtctgaggccggggaggcgtccacct ccgcagcacctgggactgcagggcgcaccacaccgcctgcagcagccgcccgcgcccgggcaagcaggagagccaggaacctggaggagtaccagaggcagcacctccggttcctggatcaacagctccgtctccaggtccactgggtccaggaggacctgaggctgcgccggaggagtctggaggccctggaggagcagggccgtgccctgcgaggccacctccagagcctgctcgaccgcttcccatttcctcctcctgctgctccccctgctccccctgctccttctgctccccctgctcctcctgctccccctgctgctcccgttcctgcttccgctcctgcttcctccacaccccctgtccctcctgccccctcctccacaaccatttcccaccgacgcccccggacccgcagtgttgcgagacgggagaggcagccgaactcccacccctga